The stretch of DNA GTCAATCCGATTACGGCCGACGACGGAACGATCTCCGGCTTCCTCGCAATCCAGCGGGACATCACGGCGCGCCGCCAGGTCGAAAACGCGCTGCGGGAGAGCGAGGCCTTGTTCCGGCGCGTCTTCGATGACCTCCCGGTCGGGACGGCACTGGTGGCGGCCGACGGCCGCTTTCACCGGGCCAACAAGGCGTTCTGCGCGATGATGGGGCGCTCCGAAGCGGAGCTGAAGGAGCTGACCTCCGCCGACATCACGCACCCGGACGATCGGCCCTCCTCCCTGGCGGCCATCCGCGATCTGCGCGAGGGGCGCATCGACCACATTTCGATGGAGAAGCGGTACGTCCGAAAGGACGGCGCGACGGTGTGGGGCTCGATCTCGGTGCGCCTCATCGACGATGCCGACGGTCGTCCGCTCTGGACCATGCCGGTCGTGGTCGATGTGACCGAACGGCAGCGGCTGGAGCAGCAGCTCCGCCAGTCGCAGAAGATGGAAGCGGTCGGCCAGCTCGCAGGCGGCATCGCGCACGATTTCAACAACATCCTCACCGCGATGATGGGCTATTGCGAGCTGCTGCTGGACCAGGCTCCGCCAGAAAGTCCGGCGGCGATCGACCTGGAGCAGATCCTCGAGGGAGGGAAACGCGCCGCGGCGCTCACGCGCCAGCTCCTCGCCTTCAGCCGCAAGCAGGTGCTGCGGCTGGAAGTCGTGGATCTCAACGAGGTGCTCGGACGATTCCAGCAGTTCGCGCGCCCCCTCATCGGCGAAGACATCCGCATGGAAGTGGATCTGGCCGGCGTGCCGGTGCGCACGCGCGCCGACGCGTCGCAGCTCGAGCAGGTCCTCCTGAACCTGCTCGTCAACGCCCGCGACGCGATGCCGGGTGGCGGCCGCATCATCATGCGCACCGACGCAGTCACGATCGGCAGGGACTACGCGAGCCATCACGTGGCCATGGAGCCGGGGGAATACGTGGAGCTGGTCGTCTCCGACACCGGCGCCGGCATGAGCGAACACGTCAAGCAGCACCTCTTCGAGCCCTTCTTCACCACGAAAGAGGCCGGCAAGGGCACGGGCCTCGGGCTGGCGACGATCTACGGCATCGTCAAGCAGATGGGGGGCTTCATCTGGGTCTACAGTGAAGAGGCGCGCGGCACGACGTTCAAGATCTACTTCCCGCGGTGCAAGGAGGGACAGCAGCAACCGGCAGAGCGGCTGGACTGCGGTCTCACGCTCGGCGGAAAGGAGCGCATTCTCCTCGTCGAGGACGACGGCGCCGTGCGGAAGTTCGCATCGGCCGTCCTGAGCCGCAACGGTTACCAGGTCAGCGAGGCGGAAAACGGGGACGCCGCCCTCTCACACCTGCGGGCACTCGTCGACTGGCCCGACCTCGTCGTGACCGACATCGTAATGCCGGGCATGAACGGACCGGAACTGGCCCGGACGCTCGTCTCGGAACGGCCCGACACCAGGGTGCTGTTTACCTCCGGGTATGCGAGCGGGCGGTTCGCGGAGCGCGGCGCGTTCGAGGGCACCCACGTCCTCGAGAAGCCGTTCGCCGCGACCGACCTGCTCCTGCGCGTGCGCGAGGCGCTGGACAGATAGAAGGGCCGGCACCATGCCGGCCCTTCTTGCCCTCATTGCTGGAGGGAGAGGTCGCGCCGGCCGCATTCGCCGACACCTGCCTGCGCGCGCTGCCCCTGGAACGCGACGAGCTGCTGACCCAGCGCGTGCTCGGGTACCTCGAGCAGGACTACTGGAAATTTCTTGCGCCCGCCGAGCGCGTGGGGCTCGCGCCGCGAGTCGAGCACGTACTGC from Acidobacteriota bacterium encodes:
- a CDS encoding PAS domain S-box protein, with the translated sequence VNPITADDGTISGFLAIQRDITARRQVENALRESEALFRRVFDDLPVGTALVAADGRFHRANKAFCAMMGRSEAELKELTSADITHPDDRPSSLAAIRDLREGRIDHISMEKRYVRKDGATVWGSISVRLIDDADGRPLWTMPVVVDVTERQRLEQQLRQSQKMEAVGQLAGGIAHDFNNILTAMMGYCELLLDQAPPESPAAIDLEQILEGGKRAAALTRQLLAFSRKQVLRLEVVDLNEVLGRFQQFARPLIGEDIRMEVDLAGVPVRTRADASQLEQVLLNLLVNARDAMPGGGRIIMRTDAVTIGRDYASHHVAMEPGEYVELVVSDTGAGMSEHVKQHLFEPFFTTKEAGKGTGLGLATIYGIVKQMGGFIWVYSEEARGTTFKIYFPRCKEGQQQPAERLDCGLTLGGKERILLVEDDGAVRKFASAVLSRNGYQVSEAENGDAALSHLRALVDWPDLVVTDIVMPGMNGPELARTLVSERPDTRVLFTSGYASGRFAERGAFEGTHVLEKPFAATDLLLRVREALDR